The Williamsia sp. DF01-3 genome has a window encoding:
- a CDS encoding LLM class flavin-dependent oxidoreductase, translating into MAAIRRGISLPTFGPLAGPDSVAQIARTADDLGFHSVSSADRLLLPADAGPLGQACQTPRPVWDCIEMLTWAAAHTTRVRLATTVVHALFQPPVVLARRLATLDRLSGGRLDVGIGQGWTPHEHESAGVSMTSRVDALAEHLELMRRCWRPGRVSFEGEHYRLRPSWVEPKPAQPTLPVYVAAMTPQGIAQAAAIADGFMYPVTTWTSATEAIGLYREAGGRGPVALRLNPIRDSLSGALDRFAETLPADLAQASELGASEVHWELNQSTMTLTEQCKAMALITEMT; encoded by the coding sequence ATGGCGGCAATCCGCCGCGGTATCAGCTTGCCCACCTTTGGCCCGCTGGCCGGACCCGATTCGGTCGCGCAGATCGCCCGCACCGCCGATGACCTCGGCTTTCACAGTGTGTCCTCGGCCGACCGTCTGTTGCTACCGGCCGACGCCGGACCCCTCGGCCAAGCCTGCCAGACGCCCCGGCCGGTGTGGGATTGCATCGAGATGCTGACCTGGGCCGCCGCGCACACCACCAGGGTCCGGCTCGCGACCACGGTGGTGCATGCGCTGTTTCAGCCGCCGGTGGTGCTGGCCCGGCGGCTGGCGACCCTCGATCGGCTCAGCGGCGGACGACTCGACGTCGGGATCGGCCAGGGCTGGACGCCGCATGAACACGAGTCGGCGGGGGTGTCGATGACCTCCCGGGTGGACGCACTCGCCGAACATCTGGAATTGATGCGCCGATGCTGGCGCCCCGGCCGGGTTTCGTTCGAAGGCGAGCACTACCGGCTGCGACCGAGTTGGGTGGAGCCGAAGCCTGCCCAGCCGACACTGCCCGTGTACGTCGCGGCGATGACACCGCAGGGCATCGCGCAGGCGGCGGCCATTGCAGACGGCTTCATGTATCCGGTCACCACCTGGACCTCGGCCACCGAAGCGATCGGCCTGTACCGGGAGGCCGGGGGCCGCGGCCCGGTTGCGCTACGGCTCAATCCGATCCGCGACTCCCTGTCCGGTGCACTCGACCGGTTCGCCGAGACCCTGCCCGCCGATCTGGCGCAGGCGAGTGAACTCGGCGCGAGCGAGGTGCACTGGGAGCTGAACCAATCGACCATGACGCTCACCGAACAGTGCAAGGCCATGGCACTCATCACCGAAATGACCTAA
- a CDS encoding GtrA family protein, whose product MTVGPVPGDQIETAPAESDPAERRTIVDFMRRPVSIQVLRFCAVGIACTTAYALMYLSLHPLIGAQAANFVSMLIAAVLNTGANRAFTFRLRGQRMILLHHVQGIAVFAFGWSLSAFSLFVLHQISEHPSSKLELALLMLVNLIATAVRFFTFRHVFSRALARQLEAGGQRTR is encoded by the coding sequence GTGACGGTAGGCCCGGTCCCTGGTGATCAGATCGAAACCGCTCCGGCGGAGTCCGATCCGGCCGAGCGGCGAACCATAGTCGACTTCATGCGCAGACCTGTTTCAATTCAGGTTCTGCGCTTTTGTGCTGTCGGGATCGCGTGCACCACTGCGTATGCGCTGATGTACCTGAGCCTTCATCCGCTGATCGGCGCGCAAGCAGCGAACTTCGTCTCGATGCTGATCGCGGCAGTTCTCAACACCGGCGCCAACCGCGCCTTCACATTCCGGCTTCGGGGACAGCGGATGATCCTGCTCCATCACGTGCAGGGCATCGCGGTGTTTGCGTTCGGCTGGTCGCTGAGCGCCTTCTCCCTGTTCGTCCTGCACCAGATCTCAGAGCACCCCTCGAGCAAGCTTGAACTGGCCCTGCTCATGCTGGTCAATCTGATCGCGACAGCGGTGCGGTTCTTCACCTTCCGGCACGTCTTCTCACGGGCTCTGGCCCGCCAGCTCGAGGCCGGCGGCCAGAGAACCCGTTAG
- a CDS encoding FAD-binding protein has translation MQAELPEVVPVSEVSEWSDEVDVVVVGCGISGGSAAVEAASAGARVLVLERAAAAGGTSAMAGGHFYLGGGTPVQQATGHEDSPEEMEKYLLAVSRDPEPDKIHAYCQGSVEHFNWLESLGFEFERSYYPEKAVIQPGTQGLMFTGNEKVWPFCDKAKPAPRGHKVPVKGDTGGAGMVTELLVKRLAETGNEIRYETGARNLVVDESGAVVGLKWKRLQETGFIRAKAVIIAAGGFVMNESMVAEFTPELAEKPYTLGSTYDDGLGIRLGASVGGGLKHMDQSFVTAPLYPPSILLTGLAVNKDGRRFVNEDSYHSRTSAFVMEQPDAIAYLIVDEAHMERPEFPLVPFIDGWETVAEMEDGLGIPSGHLQKTLDRYNENAARGEDPDFGKRAEWLAPQDKGPWAAFDMSLGKAMYAGFTMGGLATSAEGQVLTDDGSVITGLYAAGAGAANIAQDGKGYASGTQLGEGSFFGRRAGRHAASL, from the coding sequence ATGCAGGCGGAGTTGCCCGAGGTAGTGCCCGTTTCCGAGGTGTCGGAATGGTCCGATGAGGTGGACGTCGTGGTGGTCGGGTGCGGCATCTCGGGCGGCAGCGCGGCGGTGGAGGCCGCGTCGGCCGGTGCCCGTGTGCTGGTCCTCGAGCGAGCGGCGGCTGCAGGCGGGACATCGGCGATGGCCGGTGGCCACTTCTACCTCGGCGGCGGCACACCGGTGCAGCAGGCGACCGGGCACGAGGATTCGCCCGAGGAGATGGAGAAGTACCTCCTTGCCGTCTCCCGCGATCCCGAACCGGACAAGATCCACGCCTATTGCCAGGGCAGTGTCGAGCACTTCAACTGGCTCGAGAGTCTCGGATTCGAGTTCGAGCGGTCGTACTACCCGGAGAAGGCCGTCATCCAGCCCGGCACCCAGGGCCTGATGTTCACCGGCAACGAGAAGGTCTGGCCGTTCTGTGACAAGGCCAAGCCGGCGCCGCGTGGTCACAAGGTGCCCGTCAAAGGCGATACCGGTGGTGCGGGCATGGTGACCGAGCTCCTGGTGAAGCGGCTTGCCGAGACGGGTAACGAGATCCGGTACGAGACCGGCGCCCGCAACCTGGTGGTCGACGAATCCGGCGCTGTTGTCGGGCTGAAGTGGAAGCGATTGCAGGAGACCGGTTTCATTCGCGCAAAAGCGGTGATCATCGCGGCCGGCGGGTTCGTGATGAACGAATCGATGGTCGCCGAGTTCACGCCGGAACTGGCAGAGAAGCCGTACACCCTCGGCAGCACCTACGACGACGGGCTGGGGATCCGGTTGGGCGCGTCGGTGGGTGGCGGGCTCAAGCACATGGATCAGTCGTTTGTCACCGCGCCGCTGTACCCGCCGTCGATCCTCCTGACCGGCCTTGCGGTCAACAAAGACGGCCGGCGTTTCGTCAACGAGGATTCCTACCACTCGCGCACATCGGCATTCGTGATGGAGCAGCCGGACGCGATCGCCTACCTCATCGTGGACGAAGCGCATATGGAACGGCCGGAGTTCCCTCTCGTCCCGTTCATCGACGGCTGGGAGACCGTGGCCGAGATGGAGGACGGGCTCGGTATCCCGTCAGGGCATCTGCAGAAGACGCTGGACCGGTACAACGAGAACGCCGCCCGCGGTGAAGACCCAGACTTCGGCAAGCGTGCGGAGTGGCTCGCACCCCAGGACAAGGGACCATGGGCGGCATTCGACATGTCGCTCGGCAAGGCGATGTACGCCGGCTTCACGATGGGCGGTCTTGCCACCTCCGCCGAAGGTCAGGTGCTCACCGACGACGGTTCGGTCATCACAGGGCTCTATGCCGCAGGCGCAGGCGCGGCGAACATCGCCCAGGACGGTAAGGGCTACGCCAGCGGAACGCAGCTGGGTGAGGGGTCCTTCTTCGGTCGTCGAGCCGGCCGGCACGCAGCGTCGCTCTAA
- a CDS encoding anti-sigma factor: MREALLAALPTAVPQADAESAKVISLAERRRRFSIAVGAVAAALILVIGGVMVGRVTAPEEKAPVSALEQQTMAILGSADMQLQRDSLSDGGSVIVATSREVNQAVVIAEGLPPTPPGQTYQMWLLGEGHDPTSVGTMGAEPVRQAVPITDLTGSDRIAVTIEPEGGSPQPTGEVVTNVPF, encoded by the coding sequence TTGCGTGAGGCGCTGCTCGCGGCGCTTCCGACCGCGGTGCCCCAGGCCGACGCCGAGTCGGCAAAGGTGATCAGCCTGGCCGAACGTCGTCGACGGTTCAGCATCGCGGTCGGTGCAGTGGCAGCGGCGCTGATCCTCGTAATCGGGGGTGTCATGGTCGGACGCGTCACCGCCCCCGAAGAAAAGGCGCCGGTGAGTGCGCTCGAACAACAGACCATGGCCATTCTCGGATCGGCGGACATGCAGCTGCAGCGGGACTCACTCAGCGATGGCGGAAGTGTCATCGTCGCGACGTCACGAGAGGTCAACCAGGCTGTTGTGATCGCTGAGGGCCTACCGCCGACTCCGCCCGGACAGACGTACCAGATGTGGTTGCTCGGCGAGGGCCACGATCCGACTTCGGTGGGGACGATGGGCGCCGAGCCCGTCCGGCAGGCCGTTCCGATCACGGATCTCACCGGTTCTGACCGGATTGCGGTGACCATCGAACCCGAGGGCGGCTCACCGCAACCGACAGGTGAGGTCGTCACCAACGTGCCGTTCTGA
- the sigK gene encoding ECF RNA polymerase sigma factor SigK yields the protein MTIASVMDVTDRIPGARVDLADLLIRTAGHDRQAFAELYDATGSRVFGLILRVLRDRGYAEETVQEVYLQVWQKADSFDPASGSALSWLLTIAHRRAVDRVRSEEAAGKRGHDYSVSNVETPTDTVADSVVAAEERSDVMVCLGSLTATQRQSIELSYYGGMTYRQVAERLDAALPTIKSRIRDGLRRLKECLEATSHG from the coding sequence ATGACTATCGCTAGTGTCATGGATGTGACCGACCGAATTCCCGGAGCTCGGGTAGATCTAGCTGATCTGTTGATCAGGACGGCCGGCCATGATCGACAGGCTTTCGCCGAGCTGTACGACGCGACGGGTTCCCGTGTTTTCGGGCTGATCCTTCGAGTTCTGCGCGATCGTGGCTACGCAGAGGAGACAGTGCAGGAGGTGTATCTGCAGGTCTGGCAGAAGGCGGACAGCTTCGATCCCGCATCGGGGTCGGCTCTGAGCTGGCTGCTCACCATCGCCCATCGCCGCGCCGTCGATCGGGTCCGAAGTGAAGAAGCCGCAGGCAAGCGCGGCCACGACTACTCGGTCTCCAATGTGGAGACACCCACCGACACCGTCGCCGACTCGGTCGTGGCGGCCGAAGAACGATCCGACGTGATGGTGTGTCTCGGCAGCCTCACCGCCACCCAGCGGCAGAGCATCGAGCTGTCGTACTACGGCGGTATGACCTACCGGCAGGTCGCCGAGCGGCTAGACGCCGCACTCCCGACCATCAAATCCCGCATCCGAGACGGACTGCGACGCCTCAAGGAATGCTTGGAGGCGACCTCACATGGCTGA
- a CDS encoding Re/Si-specific NAD(P)(+) transhydrogenase subunit alpha produces MSVGVVRETAAGERRVALVPKVAASLVNKGVSVIVESGAGLGALIPDELYVAAGASIGDAWSADVVVKVDAPTDEEIGKLKSGSSLIGFLAPRNAENQIGALKSAGVQGFAVEAIPRISRAQSMDALSSQGNVAGYKAVILAAERSTRFFPMLTTAAGTVKPATVLVLGVGVAGLQALATAKRLGARTTGYDVRPEVAEQVKSVGGQWLDLGIDAAGEGGYARELTDDERAKQQQALEDAIKGFDVVITTALVPGRPAPRLVTAAAVEGMKPGSVVVDLAGETGGNCELTEPGQDVIKHDVMICSPLNLPAGMPEHASELYAKNILALLELMLDDEGNLAPDFDDEVLAAACVTREAATTSSAAAGKAGA; encoded by the coding sequence ATGAGTGTCGGCGTTGTGCGCGAGACGGCTGCGGGGGAGCGTCGGGTCGCGTTGGTTCCGAAGGTTGCGGCGTCTTTGGTGAACAAGGGTGTGTCGGTGATCGTGGAGTCCGGCGCGGGTTTGGGTGCGCTCATTCCCGATGAGTTGTATGTGGCTGCTGGTGCGTCGATCGGTGATGCGTGGTCGGCGGATGTGGTGGTGAAGGTTGATGCACCCACCGACGAGGAGATCGGCAAGCTGAAGTCGGGGTCGTCGTTGATCGGGTTCCTCGCGCCGCGCAATGCCGAGAATCAGATCGGGGCGTTGAAGTCTGCGGGGGTGCAGGGGTTTGCGGTCGAGGCGATCCCCCGGATTTCGCGTGCGCAGTCGATGGACGCGTTGTCCTCGCAGGGCAACGTGGCCGGCTACAAGGCCGTGATCTTGGCCGCCGAGCGTTCCACTCGCTTTTTTCCGATGTTGACCACGGCCGCGGGCACGGTGAAGCCGGCGACGGTGCTGGTGCTCGGCGTGGGTGTGGCCGGGTTGCAGGCGTTGGCGACGGCCAAGCGTCTGGGTGCACGCACCACGGGGTATGACGTGCGCCCGGAGGTGGCCGAGCAGGTCAAGTCGGTGGGCGGTCAGTGGCTGGACCTGGGTATCGACGCTGCCGGTGAGGGTGGTTATGCCCGCGAACTCACCGACGACGAGCGGGCCAAGCAGCAGCAGGCCCTCGAAGACGCGATCAAGGGATTCGACGTGGTGATCACCACCGCCCTGGTGCCCGGTCGCCCGGCGCCGCGTCTGGTGACCGCCGCTGCGGTGGAAGGCATGAAGCCGGGCTCGGTGGTGGTGGATCTGGCGGGTGAGACCGGCGGCAACTGCGAGCTGACCGAACCGGGCCAAGACGTAATCAAGCACGACGTGATGATCTGCTCGCCGCTGAACTTGCCTGCGGGGATGCCCGAACACGCCTCGGAGCTGTACGCCAAGAACATTCTTGCGCTGCTGGAGTTGATGCTCGACGACGAGGGCAACCTCGCCCCGGACTTCGACGACGAAGTGCTGGCCGCGGCGTGCGTGACACGTGAGGCCGCGACAACGAGTTCGGCTGCAGCCGGAAAGGCAGGTGCCTGA
- a CDS encoding molybdopterin-dependent oxidoreductase codes for MARDGLAGLIAVGAGLAAGELAAAAVSSYASPFYAVGSFLVDRAPAPVREFAIDTFGTNDKPVLLWGIAGAVVVLAVVAGIAERRTVPIGSALIVAFGAFGVLAALHRPTSDMWYAAPSLVAIVVGILVLRGLRGFLFKGRRVERDGGGTKEVSAPLDTGSHAATSSSDSGSRGLSRRQFGISAGVVAAASVAAAFIGRQVSTMGDVIADRRRVRLPRPASGAAPIPAGTDVGIDGATPFMTNNADFYRIDTALQVPKLTTGEWSLKIHGMVDNEVTLTWDDLMDMQAQERIITLTCVSNEVGGNLAGTARWTGYPIKDILERAGVQDDADMLFSTSVDGWTSGTPIDALTDGRDAMLVIGMNGEPLPLEHGYPVRQLVPGLYGFVSATKWVVDWEITRFDKAEAYWTKRDWGVKAPIKTASRIDRPAGLSKLPVGDVVIAGTAWAQHRGIAKVEVRVDNGPWNTATLATEYSNDTWRQWFWTWQATPGQHTVYCRATDETGAVQPEERVAPIPDGATGWHNRVFRIE; via the coding sequence ATGGCACGCGACGGACTTGCCGGTCTGATCGCGGTTGGCGCCGGCCTGGCGGCCGGTGAACTGGCGGCAGCCGCCGTCTCTTCTTACGCATCTCCTTTCTATGCAGTCGGCTCGTTCCTCGTCGACCGAGCCCCGGCTCCGGTCCGCGAGTTCGCGATCGACACCTTCGGAACCAATGACAAGCCGGTTCTGTTGTGGGGCATCGCCGGTGCGGTCGTCGTGCTCGCGGTCGTCGCCGGGATAGCCGAACGGCGCACAGTTCCAATCGGTTCAGCACTCATCGTCGCGTTCGGAGCCTTTGGTGTGCTCGCGGCGCTCCATCGGCCGACATCCGACATGTGGTACGCGGCACCGTCTTTGGTGGCCATCGTGGTCGGCATATTGGTGCTGAGGGGTTTGCGGGGTTTCCTCTTCAAAGGCCGGCGCGTTGAACGCGACGGTGGTGGCACCAAAGAGGTCTCCGCTCCTCTCGACACCGGGTCCCACGCCGCAACGAGCTCGTCCGACTCCGGTTCGCGGGGACTGTCGAGGCGACAGTTCGGCATCTCGGCTGGCGTGGTGGCGGCGGCCTCGGTGGCAGCCGCGTTCATCGGCCGGCAGGTGTCGACGATGGGCGATGTGATCGCCGACCGGCGTAGGGTCCGGCTTCCCCGTCCCGCCAGCGGTGCGGCGCCGATACCCGCAGGCACCGATGTCGGGATCGACGGCGCAACGCCGTTCATGACAAACAACGCAGATTTCTACCGCATCGACACCGCGCTCCAGGTCCCCAAGCTCACCACCGGTGAGTGGAGCCTGAAGATCCACGGCATGGTGGACAACGAGGTCACGCTGACCTGGGACGACCTGATGGACATGCAGGCGCAGGAGCGGATCATCACGCTCACCTGTGTCTCCAACGAGGTCGGAGGCAACCTGGCGGGCACGGCTCGCTGGACCGGCTACCCGATCAAGGACATCCTCGAGCGCGCAGGCGTGCAAGACGACGCCGACATGTTGTTCTCCACCAGCGTCGACGGCTGGACCTCCGGTACGCCCATCGACGCCCTGACCGACGGACGCGACGCGATGCTTGTCATCGGGATGAACGGTGAACCCCTGCCCCTGGAGCACGGTTATCCCGTTCGCCAGCTCGTGCCCGGTCTGTACGGCTTCGTCTCGGCCACCAAATGGGTCGTCGACTGGGAGATCACCCGCTTCGACAAGGCCGAGGCCTATTGGACCAAGAGGGATTGGGGCGTCAAGGCGCCGATCAAGACCGCATCGCGGATCGACAGGCCCGCAGGATTGTCGAAGTTGCCCGTGGGAGATGTGGTGATCGCCGGCACCGCCTGGGCGCAGCACCGCGGTATCGCGAAGGTCGAGGTGAGGGTCGACAACGGTCCGTGGAACACCGCGACCTTGGCCACCGAGTACTCCAATGACACCTGGCGACAGTGGTTCTGGACCTGGCAGGCCACCCCCGGCCAACACACGGTCTATTGCCGCGCAACTGACGAAACGGGGGCAGTGCAGCCCGAAGAGAGGGTCGCCCCCATCCCCGACGGAGCGACCGGTTGGCACAACCGGGTGTTCCGGATCGAGTAG
- a CDS encoding helix-turn-helix domain-containing protein: MAGAPLQAIAAALQRERKRTGLSLAEVARRAGVAKSTLSQLEAGNGNPSVETLWALSTALDVPFAHLVQPPTPRVQVIRSGEGPAVASEQSDYMATVLAACPPHARRDIYLITAQPGEPRVSDPHMAGVVEHLVMGSGRALVGLIDDPIELGPGDYISYPGDLPHTFKALEPDCTAVLITEHV; this comes from the coding sequence ATGGCTGGAGCGCCACTGCAGGCAATTGCCGCAGCACTGCAACGCGAACGGAAACGAACGGGGCTCTCGCTCGCCGAAGTGGCTCGCCGCGCGGGAGTCGCCAAATCGACGCTGTCCCAACTCGAGGCCGGCAACGGTAACCCGAGCGTGGAGACGCTGTGGGCGCTCAGCACCGCCCTCGATGTGCCCTTCGCCCACCTCGTCCAGCCGCCGACCCCACGCGTACAGGTGATCCGATCCGGTGAAGGTCCTGCAGTGGCGTCGGAGCAGTCCGACTACATGGCGACTGTGCTGGCCGCCTGTCCGCCACACGCCCGCCGCGACATCTACCTGATCACGGCGCAACCGGGCGAACCGCGGGTGTCCGACCCCCACATGGCCGGAGTGGTCGAGCACCTGGTGATGGGCAGTGGTCGAGCGCTTGTCGGACTCATCGATGACCCCATCGAGCTGGGCCCGGGCGACTACATCAGCTACCCGGGCGATCTGCCGCACACGTTCAAAGCCCTCGAACCGGACTGCACGGCGGTGCTCATCACCGAACACGTGTGA
- a CDS encoding fasciclin domain-containing protein — MALKRIQRLAVTVAGVGLAVGLVAGCSDDSSDSSSSTAASAPMTSSEMTSGSSASAEPASLVGPGCAAYAEANPTGAGSVNGMAMDPVATAASNNPMLKTLTQAVSGQLNPQVNLVDTLNGGEFTVFAPTDDAFAKIDPATIETLKTDSALLTKILTYHVVPGQLTPEQVAGEQTTVEGQAVNVTGSGDSLKANDSAVVCGGVKTANATVYLIDTVMMPPAM, encoded by the coding sequence ATGGCTCTCAAACGAATTCAGCGACTTGCAGTGACCGTGGCGGGCGTCGGCCTGGCAGTAGGACTCGTGGCGGGGTGTTCGGACGACAGTTCCGACTCGTCCTCGAGCACCGCGGCATCGGCACCGATGACCTCCTCCGAAATGACCTCGGGCTCAAGCGCTTCCGCCGAGCCGGCCTCGCTGGTCGGACCGGGCTGCGCGGCATACGCCGAGGCCAACCCCACCGGCGCGGGCTCCGTGAACGGCATGGCGATGGATCCGGTGGCCACCGCCGCATCCAACAACCCGATGCTCAAGACCCTGACCCAGGCCGTCTCGGGACAGCTGAACCCGCAGGTCAACCTCGTTGACACCCTGAACGGTGGCGAGTTCACCGTCTTCGCGCCCACCGATGATGCCTTCGCCAAGATCGATCCGGCCACCATCGAGACTCTGAAGACCGACAGCGCGCTGCTGACCAAGATCCTGACCTACCACGTCGTGCCGGGCCAGCTGACCCCCGAGCAGGTCGCGGGCGAGCAGACCACAGTTGAGGGCCAGGCCGTCAACGTGACCGGCTCGGGCGACTCGCTCAAGGCCAACGATTCGGCAGTGGTCTGTGGTGGTGTGAAAACCGCCAACGCAACCGTCTACCTCATCGACACCGTGATGATGCCCCCGGCCATGTGA